A genome region from Paramisgurnus dabryanus chromosome 12, PD_genome_1.1, whole genome shotgun sequence includes the following:
- the kcns3b gene encoding potassium voltage-gated channel subfamily S member 3b, with protein sequence MVYGQVLHHKSNEEDLVNINVGGIRHKVERCILLRFPNTRVAQLLQCCSISAILELCDDYNPTEQEYYFDRSPQFFNCVLNFYRTGHFHALEDLCVFCFIQEMEYWGLCVMDLEACCLDWFFERKYKKEKNLESACAPSPEEISAASSDLTFEGTWCSETRKFMWQTLEDPSFSRCSKGLAVLSVVIILTSIVAMCVHSMPEYRHITYTDFSVLACLEIICIIFFTVEFALRMFAAPRPWKFLRNPLNIIDLTSFLPFYVILAFEGLNEKDRESLVNVEEVVQILQVMRAFRVLKLARHSEGVRAFGDTLKASHHEVHRLLLFIAVGIPFFSTLMYYMEKDEASSTMSSLSYCCWWAIVSLTTVGYGDVYPQTLAGRIVATICILCGLLVVSVPISAIMDNFAKYFEKKMLKSDFHPLPAASKC encoded by the coding sequence ATGGTGTATGGACAGGTTTTACACCATAAGAGCAATGAAGAGGATCTGGTTAACATCAATGTTGGAGGTATCCGGCACAAGGTGGAGCGTTGCATTCTGCTCCGGTTCCCAAACACACGTGTGGCTCAGTTACTGCAGTGCTGTAGCATCTCAGCCATCCTGGAGCTCTGCGATGACTACAACCCCACCGAGCAGGAATATTACTTCGACAGGAGCCCACAATTCTTTAACTGTGTCCTCAATTTCTACCGCACTGGACACTTTCATGCTTTGGAGGACCTCTGTGTGTTTTGCTTCATTCAGGAGATGGAATACTGGGGTCTTTGCGTCATGGATCTGGAAGCCTGCTGTCTCGATTGGTTTTTTGAGCGAAAATATAAGAAAGAGAAGAACCTGGAGTCTGCTTGCGCTCCGTCGCCTGAAGAGATCTCGGCTGCCAGCAGTGACCTGACATTTGAGGGCACGTGGTGCTCAGAAACACGCAAGTTTATGTGGCAGACCCTCGAAGATCCCAGTTTCTCCAGATGTTCAAAAGGCTTAGCGGTGTTGTCGGTCGTGATCATTTTGACCTCCATCGTGGCCATGTGTGTCCACAGCATGCCCGAATACAGACACATAACTTATACAGATTTTTCTGTACTAGCCTGCTTAGAGATAATCTGTATTATTTTCTTCACGGTGGAGTTTGCCCTGCGAATGTTCGCTGCTCCTCGTCCTTGGAAGTTTTTGAGAAATCCTTTGAATATCATCGACCTCACTTCTTTCTTGCCCTTCTATGTGATCCTGGCCTTTGAAGGTTTGAATGAGAAAGACAGGGAAAGTCTGGTCAACGTCGAAGAGGTGGTTCAGATTCTCCAGGTAATGAGGGCTTTCAGGGTCCTGAAACTTGCGAGACATTCAGAAGGTGTGAGAGCTTTTGGTGATACCTTGAAAGCTTCCCACCATGAGGTGCATCGTCTTCTTCTTTTCATTGCTGTTGGAATACCGTTCTTCTCAACTTTGATGTACTACATGGAGAAAGACGAAGCTTCATCCACAATGTCCTCCCTTTCTTATTGCTGTTGGTGGGCCATTGTTTCTCTGACAACAGTGGGCTACGGGGATGTATATCCACAGACTTTGGCCGGGAGAATCGTAGCTACCATTTGCATTCTCTGTGGTTTACTTGTTGTTTCTGTACCCATCTCCGCAATCATGGACAACTTTGCCAAgtattttgagaaaaaaatgctaaaaagtGACTTCCACCCTTTACCAGCGGCTTCAAAATGTTAG